A region from the Fundulus heteroclitus isolate FHET01 chromosome 22, MU-UCD_Fhet_4.1, whole genome shotgun sequence genome encodes:
- the rab23 gene encoding ras-related protein Rab-23: MLEEDMEVAIKVVVVGNGAVGKSSMIQRYCKGIFTKDYKKTIGVDFLERQIIVNGEEVRLMLWDTAGQEEFDAITKAYYRGAQACVLVFSTTDRESYQAIDSWREKVEAEVGNIPTVLVQNKIDLLEETVIKNEEAEALAKRLKLRFYRASVKEDLNVNEVFKYLAEKYLQRLKQQTAEETEVVHSTSNKIGVFNTISSNASNQSSSNGREVITLRPNKQRTKKSKNPFGGCSLL, translated from the exons ATGTTGGAAGAGGACATGGAAGTGGCCATCAAAGTGGTGGTGGTCGGTAACGGAGCTGTTGGCAAGTCCAGTATGATCCAGCGTTACTGCAAGGGCATTTTCACCAAAGACTACAAAAAGACGATCGGGGTGGACTTTCTAGAAAGACAGATTAT TGTAAATGGCGAGGAGGTCCGACTAATGCTCTGGGACACCGCCGGACAGGAAGAGTTTGACGCCATTACCAAGGCTTACTACAGAG GCGCCCAGGCCTGCGTTCTGGTCTTCTCCACAACTGACCGGGAGTCCTACCAGGCCATCGACAGCTGGCGGGAGAAGGTGGAGGCAGAGGTTGGCAATATCCCCACCGTCCTGGTGCAAAACAAAATCGATCTCCTGGAAGAAACCGTGATAAAGAA CGAGGAGGCAGAAGCTTTGGCCAAAAGACTTAAACTGAGATTTTATCGCGCGTCTGTGAAAGAGGATCTAAATGTCAACGAGG TCTTTAAGTACTTGGCAGAGAAGTACCTCCAGAGGCTCAAACAGCAAACCGCAGAGGAAACGGAGGTGGTCCACTCTACAAGCAATAAAATTG GTGTCTTCAATACCATTAGTAGCAATGCAAGCAACCAGAGCTCCAGCAATGGCAGAGAGGTGATCACTTTACGGCCCAACAAACAGAGGACAAAGAAGAGTAAAAACCCCTTTggaggctgcagtctgctctaG
- the bag2 gene encoding BAG family molecular chaperone regulator 2 → MFGNVPRRRRLSLRNNHDQQEYAQGWTRTAHKRSRTEDLNRAKRAVIINNIAMAQAKIHAKMNEAACSKFSRTLSMADRSGRLLESLDQLEMRVEALREAASDMEQERESILEMIQSLQNSQEMRNICPGEREELSLTANRLMGRTLSVEISIGTIRNPQQEEALQKATSMIDEIVKKLLSDMESGRQQLLALHAACVTEAPPVPIDQKFQAIVIGCALEDQKKIKRRLETLVRNTENAEKNIKIMDHQKLEDAKANGGH, encoded by the exons ATGTTTGGAAATGTTCCCCGGAGGCGCCGCTTGAGTCTGAGGAATAATCACGACCAGCAGGAGTACGCGCAGGGCTGGACGCGCACCGCACATAAGCGCTCCCGGACGGAAGATCTGAACAGAGCGAAAAGAGCGGTCATCATCAATAATATCGCCATGGCCCAAGCAAAGATACACGCCAAAATGAACGAAGCCGCCTGCAGCAAGTTCAGCCGCACGCTGTCCATGGCAGATCGCTCCGGGCGACTCCTGGAAAGTTTGGATCAGCTGGAAATGAG gGTGGAGGCTTTACGCGAAGCCGCGTCTGACATGGAGCAGGAAAGGGAGAGCATCCTGGAAATGATTCAGTCCCTGCAGAACAGTCAAGAAATGCGTAACATCTGTCCGG GTGAGAGAGAAGAGTTGAGTCTGACCGCAAACCGCCTGATGGGCCGAACGCTGTCTGTGGAGATCTCCATCGGCACCATCAGGAACCCCCAGCAGGAGGAGGCGTTGCAGAAGGCCACCTCCATGATAGATGAGATAGTGAAAAAGTTACTGAGTGACATGGAAAGCGGCCGGCAGCAGCTGCTGGCCCTGCACGCGGCCTGCGTGACCGAAGCGCCGCCCGTCCCCATCGACCAGAAGTTTCAGGCCATCGTGATCGGCTGCGCTCTGGAGGACCAGAAGAAGATCAAGAGGAGGCTGGAGACTCTGGTGAGGAACACTGAAAACGCCGAGAAGAACATCAAGATCATGGATCAccagaagctggaggacgcaaAGGCCAACGGAGGTCACTAA